Proteins encoded in a region of the Gallalistipes aquisgranensis genome:
- a CDS encoding lipopolysaccharide kinase InaA family protein — MKMVVHEEYAFLEDFIRELPLRFENEGVTLHNGRNCVKTFLVDGVRIVVKRFRRPNLFNRCVYAWFRKSKAERAYGNALELRGLGIRTPDPAGYLELYSRGLLTTCYLVTSFTDYTPLKQLEFEALDSQLHIFEDFVRFTVMLHEKGVCHDDYNLSNVLYKQKADGSVDFMLIDINRMRFGRMSRRACMANVRRLCEDTRLTYELSVRYAALRGWNASRCLAGVAFFRAMFERKADRKRRLKEWARGMAEN; from the coding sequence ATGAAAATGGTCGTGCATGAAGAGTATGCTTTTCTCGAAGATTTCATACGGGAACTACCCTTGCGGTTCGAAAACGAGGGCGTCACGCTTCACAACGGCAGGAATTGTGTGAAGACCTTTCTGGTGGACGGGGTGCGGATCGTGGTCAAACGGTTCCGGCGTCCGAACCTTTTCAACCGCTGTGTCTATGCGTGGTTCCGCAAGAGCAAGGCGGAACGGGCGTACGGCAATGCGCTGGAACTGCGCGGGCTGGGGATACGGACGCCTGATCCGGCGGGGTATCTGGAACTGTACTCGCGGGGGCTGCTCACGACCTGTTACCTGGTGACATCCTTTACGGACTACACTCCGTTGAAACAGCTCGAGTTCGAAGCGTTGGACAGCCAACTGCATATTTTCGAAGATTTCGTCCGCTTTACGGTCATGCTGCATGAAAAAGGGGTGTGTCATGACGATTACAACCTGAGCAACGTGCTCTATAAACAGAAGGCGGACGGGAGTGTCGATTTCATGCTGATCGACATCAACCGCATGCGGTTCGGGCGAATGAGCCGCCGGGCCTGCATGGCCAATGTCCGGCGGTTGTGCGAGGACACCCGTCTCACCTACGAACTCTCCGTGCGTTACGCCGCCCTGCGGGGATGGAATGCGAGCAGATGTCTGGCGGGCGTGGCTTTTTTCAGGGCGATGTTCGAACGCAAGGCCGACCGCAAGCGCCGGCTGAAGGAGTGGGCCAGGGGAATGGCGGAGAATTAG
- a CDS encoding aspartate kinase, protein MKVLKFGGTSVGSVERIKHVARLICSEEPKVVVLSAMSGTTNALAAIAGQLSGNDVAGELASVAELEGRYADVSDRLYRSEGSRAKAKAHISESFALLRRIAGEPFTSTAEKVVLAQGELIVTRLMHLYLKEEGVNAALLPATDFMRTDRYGEPDMRFIRRNVRKALNEYPFTRLFITQGYICRNAAGEIDNLRRGGSDYSASLIGAALGASEIQIWTDIDGLHNNDPRVVHRTTPVRRLTFDEASKLAHFGAKILHPTCILPAKQKNIPVRLLNTMDPEAPGTLISDTADTGRIKAVAAKDDVTYVKIRSTYKVPSYRFLNKVFGIFDRLHTPIDLMVTSDVEISLSVDSRERLPQIVEALSPYADVTVEDDMVIVCVVGDLKWYNVGFETRIIGALKDIPVRMISYGDNCDLSLVMHRDNKKQALEALNNCVFH, encoded by the coding sequence ATGAAAGTATTGAAATTCGGCGGGACCTCGGTAGGTTCCGTCGAAAGAATCAAGCACGTCGCCCGGCTGATTTGCAGCGAAGAACCCAAGGTGGTCGTGCTTTCGGCCATGTCCGGGACGACGAACGCGCTGGCGGCGATCGCCGGGCAGCTCTCCGGTAACGATGTCGCCGGAGAGCTGGCCTCCGTCGCAGAACTCGAAGGGCGGTATGCGGATGTCTCCGACCGTCTTTACCGGTCGGAGGGAAGCCGGGCCAAGGCGAAAGCGCATATATCCGAATCTTTCGCCCTGTTGCGGCGGATCGCCGGCGAGCCGTTCACCTCCACCGCGGAGAAAGTGGTGCTGGCCCAGGGCGAACTGATCGTTACGCGGCTGATGCATCTCTACCTGAAGGAAGAGGGGGTGAACGCCGCCTTGCTGCCGGCCACCGATTTCATGCGGACGGACCGGTACGGGGAACCGGACATGCGTTTTATCCGGCGCAACGTGCGCAAGGCGCTGAACGAATATCCCTTTACCCGTCTGTTCATTACACAGGGGTATATCTGCCGAAATGCTGCGGGGGAGATCGACAACCTGAGAAGGGGAGGCAGCGATTACAGCGCCTCGTTGATCGGTGCCGCACTGGGCGCCTCCGAAATCCAGATATGGACCGACATCGACGGGCTGCACAACAACGATCCGCGCGTGGTGCACCGGACGACACCCGTCCGCAGGCTCACTTTCGACGAGGCGTCCAAACTGGCCCATTTCGGGGCGAAGATTCTGCATCCCACCTGCATCCTGCCCGCCAAACAGAAGAACATTCCCGTGCGGCTGCTCAACACGATGGACCCGGAAGCGCCCGGTACGCTCATTTCCGATACGGCCGACACGGGACGGATCAAGGCCGTGGCCGCCAAGGACGACGTGACCTATGTCAAGATACGTTCTACCTACAAGGTGCCGTCCTACCGTTTCCTGAACAAGGTGTTCGGTATCTTCGACCGCCTGCACACCCCGATCGACCTGATGGTCACCTCCGATGTGGAGATTTCCCTCTCCGTGGACAGCCGGGAGCGGCTTCCGCAGATCGTCGAGGCGCTGAGCCCCTATGCCGACGTGACGGTGGAGGACGACATGGTGATCGTCTGCGTGGTCGGCGACCTGAAATGGTACAACGTGGGGTTCGAAACCCGTATCATCGGGGCTCTGAAAGACATTCCCGTGCGGATGATCTCCTACGGCGACAACTGCGACCTGTCGCTGGTCATGCACCGGGACAATAAGAAGCAGGCTCTCGAAGCGCTCAACAACTGCGTTTTCCACTGA
- a CDS encoding efflux RND transporter permease subunit has translation MLNKIIQFSLHNRLFVVIVSSLLAAVGLYTAMRMEVDVFPDLNAPTVVVMTEASGMAAEEVERLVTFPVETAVNGATGVRRVRSSSATGFSVVWVEFDWNTDIYIARQIVTEKLAALSGTLPPGVGTPVLGPQSSILGELMIVGLTSDSTSLRDLRTLADWTIRPRLLSMSGVAQVSVIGGEVKEYQILMSPRKMKQFGVSVEELTASVQEMTQNTAGGVLYEYGNEYIVRGVTSTTDPAEIGKAVVKLSAEGLPVLVEDVAEVRIGDKAPKLGVASYRGTPAVLITVTKQPQTNTIELTERLDAALAELQASLPADVHVATDIFRQSRFIDSSIDNIQKSLLEGALFVIVVLFFFLMNTRVTVISLVALPLSLLVSVLVLKVLGFTINTMSLGGMAIAIGSLVDDAIIDVENVFKRLRENRRKPKEERENPLHVVFEASKEIRTSIVNATIITIVAFVPLFFLSGMEGRMLRPLGVSFIVSLFASMVVAVTLTPVMCSYLLTGDRVLKKAEKEPFVAAFLKRVYRRALEWVMGRKRALLGVTLALFAGALAVFFTLGRSFLPPFNEGSLTINASVLPGVSLEESDRIGGEVEKILLEVPEIRTVARKTGRAELDEHALGVNVSEIEAPFELDGRSREEFMADVRARLGALKGVNIEIGQPISHRIDAMLSGTKANIAIKLFGTDLNRMFTLGNRIREAIATVPGIADLNVEQQIERSQLQIKPRRELLARYGITIPQFSEFVNVALAGKVISQVYDQGSSFDLTVRADDGSRSSMEEIGNLLIDAGGTKVPLGYVAEIVSTAGPDAVNRENVKRKIVVSANVTGGDLGGAVAEIEKRIREQVELPEGYYVEYGGQFESQQSASRVLSFASLVALLVIFLMLFQEFKQVKLAGMVMINLPLALIGGVAAIWMTSGVVSIPAIIGFISLLGIAVRNGILLVSHYNHLRSGGCPLYESVIQGSLDRLNPILMTSLSSALALIPLALGGDVSGNEIQSPMAKVILGGLVSSTFLNGFVVPVVYLMLNRKNENVCERS, from the coding sequence ATGCTGAACAAAATCATACAGTTTTCACTGCACAACCGCCTGTTTGTAGTGATCGTCTCCTCCCTGCTGGCCGCAGTGGGGCTTTATACGGCCATGCGCATGGAGGTGGACGTGTTTCCCGATCTGAATGCGCCCACGGTGGTCGTGATGACCGAAGCCAGCGGCATGGCAGCCGAAGAGGTGGAACGTCTGGTGACTTTCCCTGTGGAGACGGCCGTCAACGGCGCCACGGGCGTGCGGCGTGTCCGCTCCTCTTCCGCGACCGGATTTTCGGTGGTGTGGGTCGAGTTCGACTGGAACACAGACATCTATATCGCCCGCCAGATCGTGACCGAAAAGCTGGCCGCACTCTCCGGCACGCTTCCCCCGGGCGTGGGAACCCCCGTGCTGGGGCCCCAGTCCTCCATTCTGGGCGAACTGATGATCGTGGGTCTCACCTCGGACAGCACGTCGCTGCGGGACCTGCGAACGCTGGCCGACTGGACGATCCGCCCCCGACTGCTCTCCATGTCGGGTGTGGCACAGGTTTCGGTGATCGGCGGCGAGGTCAAGGAGTACCAGATACTGATGTCGCCCCGGAAGATGAAACAGTTCGGGGTGAGTGTCGAAGAGCTGACCGCCTCCGTGCAGGAGATGACCCAGAACACGGCGGGCGGTGTGCTGTACGAATACGGCAACGAATATATCGTACGCGGGGTGACCTCCACGACCGATCCGGCCGAGATCGGCAAGGCCGTGGTGAAACTTTCGGCCGAAGGGCTTCCCGTGCTGGTGGAGGATGTGGCCGAGGTGCGCATCGGAGATAAGGCGCCCAAACTGGGCGTGGCCTCCTACCGCGGAACGCCGGCCGTGCTCATCACCGTTACCAAACAGCCGCAGACCAACACGATCGAACTTACGGAACGGCTCGACGCTGCGCTGGCCGAATTGCAGGCTTCCCTCCCGGCGGACGTGCACGTGGCGACCGACATATTCCGTCAGTCGCGCTTTATCGACAGTTCGATCGACAACATTCAGAAATCGCTTCTGGAGGGGGCGCTCTTCGTGATCGTGGTGCTCTTCTTCTTCCTGATGAACACGCGTGTGACGGTCATTTCGCTGGTGGCCCTGCCGTTGTCGCTGCTGGTGTCCGTGTTGGTGCTCAAGGTGCTGGGTTTCACGATCAATACGATGAGTCTCGGCGGTATGGCCATCGCCATCGGTTCTCTGGTGGACGACGCCATCATCGACGTGGAGAACGTCTTCAAACGGTTGCGGGAGAATCGCCGCAAGCCGAAGGAGGAGCGGGAGAATCCGCTGCATGTGGTGTTCGAGGCATCGAAGGAGATCCGCACCTCGATCGTCAATGCGACGATCATCACGATCGTCGCATTCGTGCCCCTCTTTTTCCTGAGCGGTATGGAGGGACGGATGCTCCGTCCGCTGGGCGTGTCGTTCATCGTGTCGCTGTTCGCCTCGATGGTGGTGGCCGTCACGCTGACTCCCGTCATGTGCAGTTACCTGCTCACGGGCGACAGGGTGTTGAAAAAGGCGGAGAAGGAGCCTTTCGTCGCCGCTTTCCTCAAGCGGGTCTATCGCAGGGCGCTGGAGTGGGTCATGGGTCGCAAGCGGGCGCTGCTGGGCGTGACGCTGGCCCTGTTCGCGGGGGCGCTTGCGGTTTTCTTTACGCTGGGACGCAGTTTCCTGCCCCCCTTCAATGAAGGTTCGCTTACGATCAATGCGAGCGTCCTGCCGGGCGTGTCGCTCGAGGAGTCGGACCGCATCGGCGGTGAAGTGGAGAAAATCCTGCTCGAAGTTCCCGAGATCAGAACCGTGGCCCGCAAGACGGGCCGAGCCGAACTGGACGAGCACGCGCTCGGAGTGAACGTCTCCGAGATCGAGGCTCCCTTCGAACTGGACGGCCGTTCGCGCGAGGAGTTCATGGCCGACGTACGGGCCCGGCTGGGTGCGTTGAAGGGGGTGAACATCGAGATCGGACAGCCCATTTCGCACCGTATCGACGCCATGCTCTCGGGGACGAAGGCCAATATCGCCATCAAACTGTTCGGCACCGATCTGAACCGTATGTTCACGTTGGGCAACCGGATCAGGGAGGCCATCGCCACGGTTCCCGGCATCGCCGATCTGAACGTGGAGCAGCAGATCGAACGTTCGCAGCTTCAGATCAAACCCCGCCGCGAACTGCTGGCCCGTTACGGGATCACGATACCGCAGTTCTCCGAATTCGTGAACGTGGCGCTGGCGGGCAAGGTGATTTCGCAGGTCTACGACCAGGGAAGTTCGTTCGACCTGACCGTGCGGGCCGACGACGGGAGCCGTTCCTCGATGGAGGAGATTGGCAACCTGCTGATCGACGCGGGCGGTACGAAGGTGCCTCTCGGCTATGTGGCCGAGATCGTCTCCACGGCCGGGCCCGATGCCGTGAACCGGGAGAACGTGAAGCGCAAGATCGTCGTGTCGGCCAACGTGACCGGGGGCGATCTGGGCGGTGCGGTCGCCGAAATCGAGAAGCGTATCCGGGAACAGGTCGAGCTGCCCGAGGGTTATTACGTGGAGTATGGCGGACAGTTCGAGAGCCAGCAATCCGCTTCGCGGGTGCTTTCGTTCGCCTCGCTGGTGGCCCTGTTGGTGATCTTCCTGATGCTGTTTCAGGAGTTCAAGCAGGTGAAACTGGCCGGAATGGTGATGATCAACCTGCCGCTGGCCCTGATCGGCGGCGTTGCGGCGATCTGGATGACTTCCGGCGTGGTGAGCATTCCGGCCATTATCGGTTTCATTTCGCTGCTGGGCATCGCCGTGCGCAACGGCATCCTGCTCGTCTCCCATTACAATCATTTGCGCTCCGGGGGATGTCCCCTCTACGAGAGTGTGATACAGGGGTCGCTCGACCGGTTGAACCCGATCCTGATGACCTCCCTGTCGTCGGCGCTGGCGCTGATTCCGCTGGCACTGGGCGGCGATGTCTCCGGCAACGAGATTCAGAGCCCCATGGCGAAGGTGATTCTGGGCGGTCTGGTCAGCTCCACGTTTCTGAACGGGTTCGTGGTGCCGGTGGTCTATCTGATGTTGAACCGTAAAAACGAAAACGTATGCGAACGATCGTAA
- a CDS encoding efflux RND transporter periplasmic adaptor subunit: protein MNRTVWCLMLGGALMTGCGGQADQNKAASEQAAEKNHVHSEHEGEEHDGHDHEAEGHDHEAELAAEAAHADEIVFPKAQAERAGLKVERVEPGVFCEVIRTSGQVLAAQGDEVSLSAPVSGIVSFAGPRLTEGAQVVHGARLFYISSRKIATGDINARTKAAYDKARADYERAKELLADRIVSQREYDQTKLAYEQALAEYEAIASIRSERGTVVAAPIPGFLTSLSVKEGDYVEMGAPLATVSKNRRLMLRAEVSQKYYDRLKSVRSANFKAPYEERVWSLKDMNGRLVSVGKASPSGSYLIPVTFEFDNRGGVVPGSFVEVWLTGAPQSGVISVPLSAVTEQQGVYYVYVRLDEEGYQRREVKLGPGDGERVRILSGLAPGEEVVTEGAVHVRMASASASIPGHTHNH, encoded by the coding sequence ATGAATAGAACAGTTTGGTGCCTGATGCTCGGCGGCGCCCTGATGACAGGGTGCGGCGGTCAGGCCGATCAGAATAAAGCTGCTTCGGAACAGGCGGCGGAAAAAAACCATGTCCATTCGGAACACGAGGGGGAGGAGCACGACGGTCACGACCACGAGGCCGAAGGCCACGACCATGAAGCCGAACTGGCCGCCGAGGCCGCCCATGCCGACGAGATCGTTTTCCCGAAGGCGCAGGCCGAGCGGGCCGGTCTGAAGGTGGAGAGGGTGGAACCCGGTGTCTTCTGCGAGGTGATCCGCACCAGCGGCCAGGTGCTGGCCGCGCAGGGCGACGAGGTGTCGCTGTCGGCTCCCGTGTCGGGGATCGTCTCCTTTGCCGGGCCGCGTCTGACCGAGGGGGCGCAGGTGGTGCACGGAGCCCGTCTCTTCTACATATCTTCCCGGAAAATCGCCACGGGAGACATCAATGCCCGTACGAAAGCGGCTTACGACAAGGCCCGGGCCGATTACGAACGGGCGAAGGAGCTGTTGGCCGACCGTATCGTGTCGCAGCGCGAATACGACCAGACGAAACTGGCTTACGAACAGGCCCTGGCCGAGTACGAGGCCATCGCTTCGATCCGTTCCGAACGGGGAACGGTGGTGGCGGCTCCGATTCCGGGGTTCCTCACCTCCCTGTCGGTGAAGGAGGGCGACTATGTGGAGATGGGCGCCCCGCTGGCTACCGTGTCGAAGAACCGCCGTCTGATGCTCCGGGCCGAAGTCTCCCAGAAATATTACGACCGGCTGAAAAGCGTGCGGAGCGCCAATTTCAAAGCCCCTTACGAAGAGCGGGTCTGGTCCCTGAAGGATATGAACGGACGCCTCGTCTCCGTGGGCAAGGCATCGCCGTCCGGTTCCTACCTGATTCCCGTCACCTTCGAGTTCGATAACCGGGGCGGTGTGGTGCCGGGTTCCTTCGTGGAGGTGTGGCTCACCGGAGCTCCGCAGAGCGGAGTGATTTCGGTGCCGCTCTCCGCCGTCACCGAACAGCAGGGCGTCTATTACGTGTATGTGCGGCTCGACGAGGAGGGTTACCAGCGCCGCGAGGTGAAGCTCGGCCCCGGCGACGGGGAGCGGGTGCGGATTCTCTCGGGGCTTGCGCCCGGCGAGGAGGTGGTGACCGAGGGAGCGGTCCATGTGCGTATGGCTTCGGCCTCCGCGTCCATTCCGGGACATACCCATAACCACTAA
- a CDS encoding TolC family protein produces MRTIVTTVAALLVVSGAFAQNGVERVLRSVEENSVTLRARRELTGAQVLEARSSNNLGNPTVSYDQLWGTPSEVGRSGEINVAQPFDFPTVYANRSKMNRLLERQYGHEYAVFRRQVLLQAQEACIAIVAQRRLKALADEKVKNAERLAALYAVRSETGDANILEQNKVNLELVAARNAARLVDMDLAALESQLVNLNGGVSVDFPDTEYPPLSLLQPLDSMLVFYRENDPQLLAFRTGVEAAEQDVKLSKAQSLPSFEVGYRREFAAGEHSDGFTVGMSVPLFESRGRVKRARAQAQFARTQLESGRIDVETTLRQLYDKAAQLEHSLREYGNALAPDRNLELLDKALRVGQVSVVDYFTELSTVYQVREALITTERDYRVVRARIEMIGL; encoded by the coding sequence ATGCGAACGATCGTAACGACCGTTGCGGCCCTGCTCGTAGTGTCGGGGGCCTTCGCGCAGAACGGGGTGGAGCGTGTGCTCCGCTCCGTGGAGGAGAACAGCGTGACGCTCCGGGCCCGCAGGGAGCTGACCGGGGCGCAGGTGCTGGAAGCCCGGTCGTCGAACAATCTGGGCAATCCGACTGTCTCCTACGACCAGTTGTGGGGTACGCCTTCCGAGGTGGGCCGCAGCGGAGAGATCAATGTGGCCCAGCCGTTCGATTTCCCCACGGTGTATGCCAACCGTTCCAAAATGAACCGGTTGCTGGAGAGGCAGTACGGCCATGAATACGCCGTGTTCCGCCGGCAGGTGCTTCTGCAGGCCCAGGAGGCGTGCATCGCCATCGTCGCCCAGCGGCGGCTGAAGGCGCTGGCGGACGAGAAGGTGAAGAATGCCGAGCGTCTGGCGGCCCTCTATGCCGTCAGGTCCGAGACGGGCGATGCGAACATATTGGAACAGAACAAGGTGAATCTGGAACTGGTGGCTGCCCGCAATGCGGCGCGTCTGGTTGATATGGACCTGGCCGCCCTGGAGTCCCAGCTGGTGAATCTGAACGGAGGCGTGTCCGTCGATTTCCCCGATACGGAATATCCGCCCCTGTCCCTGCTTCAGCCGCTGGATTCCATGCTGGTGTTCTATCGGGAAAACGATCCCCAGCTGCTGGCTTTCCGCACGGGTGTGGAGGCGGCCGAGCAGGACGTGAAACTGTCGAAGGCGCAGTCGCTGCCTTCGTTCGAGGTAGGGTATCGGAGAGAGTTCGCGGCGGGGGAGCATTCCGACGGCTTTACGGTGGGTATGAGCGTGCCCCTGTTCGAGAGCCGGGGTCGGGTGAAACGGGCCAGGGCACAGGCGCAGTTCGCCCGCACGCAGCTCGAAAGCGGCCGGATCGACGTGGAGACCACCCTCCGGCAGCTCTACGACAAGGCCGCCCAACTGGAACATTCGCTCCGCGAATACGGAAACGCGCTGGCTCCGGACCGTAATCTGGAACTGCTGGACAAGGCGCTCCGGGTGGGACAGGTCTCGGTCGTGGACTATTTCACCGAACTGTCCACCGTGTACCAGGTCCGCGAGGCGCTGATTACGACCGAACGGGATTACCGTGTGGTACGTGCCCGCATCGAGATGATCGGATTGTAG
- a CDS encoding enoyl-ACP reductase FabI has protein sequence MAYNLLKGKKGLIFGALNEQSIAWKVAQRAVEEGAEIVLTNTAVSIRMGTVGQLAEQCGTIVVPADATSVSDLENLIDRTMEHFGGKFDFILHSIGMSPNVRKGRTYDDLDYDFLTKTLDISAISFHKVIQVARKKDALNDWGSIVALSYIAAQRTLYGYNDMADAKALLESIARSFGYIYGREKKIRINTVSQSPTPTTAGNGVLGLGDLMDFAERMSPLGNATADDCAGYVITLFSDLTRKVTMQNLFHDGGFSSMGMSRRAMHTYEKGLAFQDVHQNQYPFGKE, from the coding sequence ATGGCATACAATCTTTTGAAAGGAAAGAAAGGACTGATCTTCGGGGCGCTCAACGAGCAATCCATCGCATGGAAAGTGGCTCAGCGGGCCGTCGAGGAGGGGGCCGAGATCGTGCTGACCAACACGGCCGTTTCGATCCGCATGGGTACCGTGGGACAACTGGCCGAGCAGTGCGGCACGATCGTCGTTCCGGCCGATGCGACCTCCGTGTCCGACCTGGAGAATCTGATCGACCGGACGATGGAGCATTTCGGCGGCAAGTTCGATTTCATCCTCCACTCGATCGGCATGTCGCCCAATGTCCGCAAGGGGCGCACGTACGACGATCTGGACTACGATTTCCTGACCAAAACCCTCGATATTTCGGCGATTTCGTTCCACAAGGTCATCCAGGTGGCCCGCAAGAAAGACGCCCTGAACGACTGGGGGTCGATCGTGGCGCTCTCCTATATCGCCGCCCAGCGTACGCTCTACGGCTACAACGACATGGCCGACGCCAAGGCCCTGCTGGAGAGCATCGCCCGCAGCTTCGGGTATATCTACGGACGGGAGAAGAAAATCCGCATCAATACCGTGTCGCAGTCGCCCACGCCCACCACGGCGGGCAACGGCGTGCTCGGACTGGGCGATCTGATGGACTTCGCCGAGCGGATGTCGCCGCTGGGCAATGCCACGGCCGACGACTGCGCGGGATACGTCATCACGCTCTTCTCCGACCTGACGCGCAAGGTCACCATGCAGAACCTGTTCCACGACGGAGGGTTCTCGAGCATGGGCATGAGCCGCCGGGCCATGCACACCTACGAAAAGGGTCTCGCCTTCCAGGACGTTCATCAGAACCAGTATCCTTTCGGGAAGGAATAA